CCGCGACCCGCTGCCCGATCCGATGGTCGTCCACCTCGTCGCCCACCGCGATGATCTCGCCGGCGGCCTCGTAGCCTGGGAAGAACGGGCGGGGCAACGGAAAGTGGCCCTGCCGGGTGAGCAGGTCACCCCACTGGATGCCCGCATAGTCGACGCGGATCGCGACCTCCTTCGCCCGCGGCGACGGCTCGTCGACGTCGGTGACGATCAATTGGTCATCACCATCCAGAACTACAGCTCTCATGGTTGCAGCCTCCGATGTTGTCTCAGTAATCTGAGACAGCAAGGTAAGTTATCTCAGGTACCTGAGTCAACACAGAAAGCGAATATGTCCGAGACTGCTTCGATCTCAGACCTGTGCAGCGAGATTCGCAGCGCCGAGCAGGCGCTTACTGCGCATCACGAGGCCGTGCTGCGCCGCTATGGGCTGGCGATGACGCAGTACTTGGTGCTCTTGGCGCTCTCGCGCGAAGGCGGCATGTCGGCCGCGCAACTGGCACGTACCTGCGGGGTCAGACAGCAAAGCATCTCCAGCGTCCTGTCGGGGATGCAGGACAAGGGGCTCATCCGGCGCCGGCAGTCGCCGCTGCACGCCAAGGTGCAGGTTGCCACCGCCACTTCCGAGGGCGAGACCGTGTTCCAGCGCGCCTACCAGGAAGTGGCGGTGCTCGAACGCCAGCTCGCCGAGGCGTTCAGCCCGGCCGAGCGCGCGTCGCTGGTCGCCCTGCTCGAACGTGCCCGAGCGGTGCTCGTCCAGCAGACGCGGCCGGCTGAACCCTGATGCCGTGCCCGTCAAGGAACGGGAACGGTCGCGGACAGGGGACTACCCGCCGGCCTCGACGATCTCATCGCGGCTGATCCCCAGGACGAACAGCACGCTGTCGAGATACGGCACGTTGACCGAGGTGTCGGCGGCGGCCCGCAGCGCCGCCTTGGCGTTGAAGGCGATGCCCAGCCCGGCGGCGTCCAGCATGTCGATGTCGTTCGCGCCGTCGCCGACCGCGACGGTCTGACTCAGCGGAACGCCGAACTGCTCGGCGAAGCGCGTCAGCGCCTTCGCCTTGCCGGCCCGGTCGACGACCTCGCCCACCAGCCGCCCGGTCAACCGCCCGTCGGCCACCTCCAGTTCGTTCGCGGCCGCGAAATCGAGCTCCAGCTCAGCGACGAACCGGTCGGTGAACACGGTGAATCCGCCACTCACCACGCCGACGTGGAAACCCAACCGCCGCAGCGTGT
This genomic stretch from Jatrophihabitans cynanchi harbors:
- a CDS encoding MarR family winged helix-turn-helix transcriptional regulator, whose translation is MSETASISDLCSEIRSAEQALTAHHEAVLRRYGLAMTQYLVLLALSREGGMSAAQLARTCGVRQQSISSVLSGMQDKGLIRRRQSPLHAKVQVATATSEGETVFQRAYQEVAVLERQLAEAFSPAERASLVALLERARAVLVQQTRPAEP